In Paludisphaera rhizosphaerae, the sequence TGCAGATGGACGTCACCGGATGCGGCCTACGCATTCGGCCGTCTCATTTTTTTTGTCCGGGGCCGTCCCCGGAGCCACACGGAGATCAGGGCCAAACCGCCGTCGTCCTTTGTCCGAGCCCGCTTCCCGGACCCGTAAGCTGGACGACGCCTCAACCCCACCGGCCGCATGAAGCGCGTCGCCTTTGCGGCGGCTGTCGTGCGATTCGCACATGTAACGACGACGAAGACGAAGATGGGAGCAGTTCGGCATGTCCACAGACCGCATTCCGATGTCGAAGGAAGGCTACGAGAAGCTCAAGGCCCAACTCGACAAGATGAAAAATGAGGACATGTCCCGTATCGCCGAGCAGATAGCCCAGGCCCGCGGCTACGGCGACCTCTCTGAAAACGCCGAGTTCGACGCCGCCGTCGAAGCCCAGGGCATGCTCCAGGCCCGGATCAACGACCTTCAGGACAAGCTCTCACGCGCCTTCATCGTCGATAAGACGAACATGCCGACCGACCGCGTCGTCTTCGGCTCCAAGGTTCGCGTCCTCGACGTCGACATGGGCGATGAAGAAGACTTCGTCCTTGTCGGCCCTGGCGAGGAAGACTACGACCGGAACCGCATCCTCCTGACCAGCCCGATCGGCCAGGCCCTCGTCAACAAGCGCGTCGGCGACGAGGTCGAGGTGCCGATCCCCAAGGGGACGCTCAAGCTGAAGGTCGTCGAGATCGGCGTCGAGTAAGTCGGCTCGCTCATATTCGCTTCGGATCGATCCCCCGCTCCCGCCATGACGGCGGCGGCGGGGCGGTCAGAATCAGCGGCCTCGACGTCGAGGGATGCCGCACCTGTAAGGACTGAGCGTGCAGGGCGATCCCCGGCGCGAAGTCTGATCGAGCGCCGTAGAGGGCGTCTCCCACGATCGGCGTCCCTCGCGCTGCGGCCTGCACTCGCAGTTGATGCGTGCGGCCGGTCTCGGGCCAGAGCCGCAGCCAGCGGAGCCCGTCTGGAAGAGTCGCAGACGCGTCGACCGAGACGCGCGTTCGCGCTTCGCGGGCTCTTGGCATACCCTCGGCGACGACGTGAATCAGCCCGGCCGCATCGGTTGCGACGGTCAGCCAGTCCAGCCAGACGTCGCCGATGGGCGGCAGCGGCGACGGCCTTTCAACGGCCGTCGTTTCATCGGGCGTCTCGACGATCGCCCAGTATTCCTTGACCGTCTGCCGCTTCTCGAACTGGCTCGCCAGTCGTCGCGCGGCTTTCGGAGTCTTGGCCCAGAGCAAGACCCCCGACACCGGCCGGTCGAGGCGGTGAACGATGCCTACATAGGCTGATTCGGGTGAATTGGGAGCCAGGTGAAGCCGCACGTCCTGTTCAAGGGTGGTCTCGCCGGCGGGAGCCCACGTCCCCTGCGTCGGTTGGCCGGCCGGCTTGAACACGCCCAGGCAATGCTCGTCCTCAAAGAGGACGTGGAGGCCGGCGTTCATTGGGGGGCGTCGGACGGTGGGTTCGCCCTGAGATCCTTCGTCAGCGACTGCGAGCCGGTTTCGTTCGACCGCATCAAGCCCTCGGCCAGATCGGCGGGAGTGGCGTCCTGAGTTGGGTCGAGGCCCGATGTGCCCGGCGGGCCGTACTTGTTCGAGGTCGGTTGCGCAATCCTCTCGCCGGCCGTCGGAGTGCCGAAGATCGCCGGCTTCGAAGCGCGGACGAGGCGGTCGTCGCCGGAAGCCCCCGGCGCGGCGTTGAACGAGTTCATGTTCGAGGGGCCGACGGCGGGATGGGGTTCGTTGCTGAAGCCGACGGTAGGGGGGGCCCCGCCTGTCCGGGAGTAAGCCCTGCCGGGCGGAACCTCGCTCTTGGTGCTCCGGCAGCCGGCCGCCGCCATGATCGCCAGAACTAGGACGCCCCCGATCCGAAGACGCATGAAAGGAACGTCGGGTCGATCCATCGACGGAACCTCCAACCACCCGCGAAACGCAAAACGGACGCTCCGGGCGCAGCGGCCCGGGCGTCCGGATGATAGCGATCGCGAGGAGGCGGTCAAGTCAGGCCGACCAGCCCCCGTTGCGGGCTCACTTCTTGGCGGCCTCGTAAAGCCGGCCGACCTCGGTCCAGTCGATCACGTTCCAGAAGGCCGTGATGTATTCAGGCCGACGGTTCTGATACTTGAGGTAGTAGGCGTGCTCCCAGACGTCGAGACCGAGGAGCGGGGTGGCCCCTTCCATGATCGGACTGTCCTGGTTGGCCGTCGAGGTGACGGCCAGCTTGCCGTCCTTGCCGACCGACAGCCAGGCCCAGCCGGAGCCGAACCGAGTCGTGGCGGCCTTGGTGAAGGCCTCCTTGAACGCGGCGAAACCGCCGAGTTCCGAGGCGATCGCGTCGGCCAGGGCGCCCTTGGGCTCGCCGCCGCCGCCGGGGCCAATGATCTTCCAGAAGAACGAGTGGTTGGCGTGTCCGCCGCCGTTGTTCCGCACCGCCGTCCGGATCGACTCAGGGACCGCGTTCAGGTCGGCGATCAGTTCCTCGATCGGCTTCCCCTGAAGGCTGGGCTGGTCCTTGAGGGCGGCGTTGAGGTTGTTGACGTAGGCGGCGTGGTGCTTGTCGTGGTGGATCTCCATCGTCTTGGCGTCGATGTGAGGCTCCAGCGCGCCGAAGTCGTAGGTCAGCGGGGGCACGGTGTATTCGGCCATAATCCTGTCGCTCCTTGTTCCCTGGGGCTGCGGCCCCCGGCCGGCCTGATCGCCGCCGGCGGGCGGGCCCAACGTCCCGGACAAACTACCATAGCCCGGACCGGTTCTCCAGGAATCGGAGGCAAGTCCCGCGCCGCCCGTCGCTTCCGATCAGGCCGTCGCCGACCGCAAAGCCAGAGCCCAGGCGTCGGCCGCGGCGCGAGCCGTGAGGGCCGGCGACGCTTCCTGACGAGCCGTCCGACGAACCGTGGTCGCCGACTTGCTGATGCTCAGCGAGTAGCTGGCGACGCTCGATCCGTCCGATGACTGGATCCGGACGATCAACGACGAGTTCCTCGGTGCGTTGGTTCTGGCCGAACCGCTCCCCTGAGCGACGACCCGCCCTCGACCGTTCAGGATCTGCACCACGGTCCCCGGCGCCGAAACCTGATAGACGCCGGCCGCGCCGGCCTGGAACGAGTAGTAGTCGACGTCGCCCGTCGTCAGCGTGAGGCTGGCGATGGTCGTCGAAACGGTCTTCCCCAGCTTGGTGGCCCTGGACGTGGTGTTGTTGGACTCAAAGCGATCGGCGGAGACGACGACCGGCGTGTAGATCGGCCCCGAGGGGGTCGACGTGACGGGCGTTGTGGTCGGACTCGTGACGACCGGCGAGGGAGTCGAGGTGACGGGCGTTGAGACCTGAGGCGCCTTCGACATCGAAACCGTCAGGCTGTAGGCGCCGACGGAGAAAACGTCGCGTGTAGCCCCCGTCACAGCCACGTAGTAGCGATGGCCCGCGACGATCGACCCCATGGAAGCCTTGGCGTCGTTGCTCCACTTGCTCGCGTCG encodes:
- the greA gene encoding transcription elongation factor GreA; its protein translation is MSTDRIPMSKEGYEKLKAQLDKMKNEDMSRIAEQIAQARGYGDLSENAEFDAAVEAQGMLQARINDLQDKLSRAFIVDKTNMPTDRVVFGSKVRVLDVDMGDEEDFVLVGPGEEDYDRNRILLTSPIGQALVNKRVGDEVEVPIPKGTLKLKVVEIGVE
- a CDS encoding RluA family pseudouridine synthase; amino-acid sequence: MNAGLHVLFEDEHCLGVFKPAGQPTQGTWAPAGETTLEQDVRLHLAPNSPESAYVGIVHRLDRPVSGVLLWAKTPKAARRLASQFEKRQTVKEYWAIVETPDETTAVERPSPLPPIGDVWLDWLTVATDAAGLIHVVAEGMPRAREARTRVSVDASATLPDGLRWLRLWPETGRTHQLRVQAAARGTPIVGDALYGARSDFAPGIALHAQSLQVRHPSTSRPLILTAPPPPSWRERGIDPKRI
- a CDS encoding superoxide dismutase, with translation MAEYTVPPLTYDFGALEPHIDAKTMEIHHDKHHAAYVNNLNAALKDQPSLQGKPIEELIADLNAVPESIRTAVRNNGGGHANHSFFWKIIGPGGGGEPKGALADAIASELGGFAAFKEAFTKAATTRFGSGWAWLSVGKDGKLAVTSTANQDSPIMEGATPLLGLDVWEHAYYLKYQNRRPEYITAFWNVIDWTEVGRLYEAAKK